One genomic segment of Styela clava chromosome 3, kaStyClav1.hap1.2, whole genome shotgun sequence includes these proteins:
- the LOC144420880 gene encoding vitellogenin receptor Yl-like: MRLTSSSTIILAPRRCDAGFFRCLSGMKCIPKEKFCDGRRDCRDDEIEYDEAIHSPDIGVPCQGRNGKICLLPSKFKSNNHTNICT, from the exons ATGCGACTAACTTCGTCATCTACTATTATTTTAGCACCTCGTAGGTGCGATGCAGGGTTTTTCAGATGCTTGTCAGGAATGAAATGCATTCCGAAAGAAAAATTTTGCGATGGAAGACGAGATTGCAG GGATGATGAAATAGAATATGACGAGGCAATCCATAGTCCAGATATTGGAGTTCCATGCCAGGGAAGAAATGGAAAGATCTGTCTCCTCCcttcaaaattcaaatctaaCAATCACACTAACATCTGTACATGA